A window of Juglans regia cultivar Chandler chromosome 7, Walnut 2.0, whole genome shotgun sequence contains these coding sequences:
- the LOC108991260 gene encoding phenylcoumaran benzylic ether reductase Betv6-like, which yields MAQKSKILIIGATGYIGKFLVEASVKDGHSTFALVRESTASSPDKSELIEIFKSSGVTLLYGDIYNHESLVKAIKQVDAVISAVGFQQLGDQVKIIAAIKEAGNIKRFLPSEFGTDVDRFHAVEPAANLFALKASIRRSIEAAGIPYTYIVSNGFAGSFLTKLGQVGATAPPRDKVLVLGDGNIKAIFVKEEDIAIYTIKAVDDPRTLNKILYMRPPANILSFNEIVALWEKKISKTLEKIYILEDQLLEKIRESPAPTNIILSIGQSVLVKGDCTNYEIDASFGVEASEIYPEVKYTTVEEYLDRLV from the exons ATGGCTCAAAAAAGCAAGATTTTGATCATCGGAGCCACTGGATACATCGGGAAATTCCTAGTGGAGGCAAGCGTGAAAGATGGACACTCAACTTTTGCATTGGTCAGAGAAAGCACAGCTTCTAGTCCTGATAAGTCCGAACTCATTGAGATCTTCAAGAGCTCTGGAGTGACACTCCTTTAT GGAGACATCTATAATCATGAAAGCTTGGTGAAGGCAATCAAGCAAGTTGATGCAGTGATCTCTGCAGTTGGGTTTCAACAACTGGGTGATCAGGTGAAGATTATTGCTGCCATCAAAGAAGCTGGAAATATCAAG AGATTCCTCCCATCGGAGTTTGGAACGGATGTGGATCGTTTCCATGCAGTGGAGCCAGCTGCAAACCTCTTTGCTCTTAAGGCTAGCATCCGGCGATCAATCGAGGCCGCAGGAATTCCATATACCTACATCGTGTCCAATGGCTTTGCTGGGTCTTTCTTGACAAAACTTGGACAGGTAGGTGCTACAGCTCCTCCAAGAGACAAAGTTTTAGTACTTGGCGATGGAAATATTAAAG CAATTTTTGTCAAGGAAGAAGATATTGCTATATACACCATAAAAGCAGTGGATGATCCGAGAACCTTGAACAAGATCCTCTATATGAGACCCCCTGCTAACATTTTGTCCTTCAATGAGATTGTCGCCCTGTGGGAGAAGAAGATCAGCAAGACCCTGGAGAAGATTTATATTCTAGAAGACCAACTTCTTGAGAAAATCCGGG AATCTCCAGCCCCCACAAACATCATTCTATCCATCGGACAATCTGTGTTAGTGAAGGGAGATTGTACAAATTATGAGATTGATGCTTCTTTTGGAGTGGAGGCTTCTGAGATTTATCCAGAGGTGAAATACACAACTGTGGAGGAATACCTCGATCGGCTTGTCTAA